In uncultured Bacteroides sp., the following proteins share a genomic window:
- a CDS encoding DUF47 family protein has translation MKINTLLSMFAPKDVKFFPMLEETASILSQSSTYLQELFSCADEEHRTELCRLIKAEEVKGDKVTGSIIHELNNTFITPFDREDVHALADVMDDVIDVINRCAQKVLLYQPHSFPKHAISLVEIIKKGTNEIQSAASELSNMKKTDLRLRAHCKEIKRLEEEADVVYEEAIMSLFKGADTMNDTVELIKLKEIIQELEKAANKINSTGKVIVTILVKYA, from the coding sequence ATGAAAATTAATACTTTATTGAGCATGTTTGCTCCAAAAGATGTTAAGTTTTTCCCAATGTTGGAAGAAACAGCTTCAATTCTCTCTCAGTCATCAACCTACCTACAAGAGCTATTTTCTTGTGCGGATGAAGAACATAGAACTGAATTGTGCAGACTGATCAAAGCCGAAGAAGTAAAAGGTGACAAAGTCACCGGAAGTATTATCCATGAGTTAAACAACACATTCATTACTCCTTTTGACAGAGAAGACGTTCATGCACTTGCAGATGTTATGGATGATGTTATTGACGTAATTAACCGCTGTGCACAAAAAGTACTTCTTTACCAACCACACAGTTTCCCTAAACATGCAATTAGCTTAGTTGAAATTATCAAAAAGGGTACTAATGAAATCCAAAGCGCAGCTAGTGAACTTTCTAACATGAAGAAAACAGATCTTCGTCTTCGCGCACATTGCAAAGAGATTAAGAGATTGGAAGAAGAAGCTGACGTTGTATATGAAGAAGCTATTATGAGCCTATTTAAAGGTGCTGACACAATGAACGATACTGTTGAACTTATAAAACTGAAGGAAATTATTCAGGAACTTGAAAAAGCTGCTAATAAGATCAACAGTACAGGTAAAGTTATCGTAACTATCCTTGTAAAATACGCCTGA
- a CDS encoding inorganic phosphate transporter: MTLLIIVIALGFIFDFINGFHDAANSIATVVTTRVLTPFQAVLWAAAFNFIAFFVAKYVFGEFGIANTVSKVVLEQYITLPIIFSGLVAAISWNLLTWRLGIPSSSSHTLIGGFAGAAICGGGFQSIHTAVIVKIAAFIVLAPVIGMVISSMITIGVLWLFKGMNARTAENSFRKLQLVSSGLFSLGHGLNDSQKVMGIIATALISYGSIDSVQSMPDWVPLCCFAAIGLGTMSGGWRIVKTMGSKITKVTALEGVCAESAGAVTLFITEILKIPVSTTHTITGSIMGVGAVKRLSAVRWGVTINLMWAWILTIPVSAVLASLIYLLVSFIGIK; this comes from the coding sequence ATGACATTACTTATTATTGTAATTGCTTTAGGATTCATCTTCGATTTTATTAATGGCTTTCATGATGCAGCCAATTCTATTGCAACAGTTGTTACAACCCGTGTTTTAACTCCTTTTCAAGCTGTTTTATGGGCTGCGGCATTTAACTTTATCGCATTCTTTGTAGCTAAATATGTTTTTGGTGAGTTTGGTATTGCTAATACAGTTTCCAAGGTCGTATTGGAACAATACATTACTTTACCTATTATTTTTTCTGGCCTTGTTGCCGCTATTTCATGGAATCTTTTGACATGGAGACTAGGGATACCTTCTTCATCTTCTCATACTTTAATTGGAGGATTTGCCGGAGCAGCTATCTGCGGAGGTGGATTTCAATCCATTCATACTGCTGTTATCGTAAAAATTGCTGCATTTATTGTTTTGGCGCCTGTAATCGGTATGGTCATTTCTTCAATGATTACTATCGGAGTTCTGTGGCTATTTAAAGGTATGAATGCCCGAACTGCAGAAAATTCGTTCAGGAAATTGCAATTAGTCTCTTCGGGATTGTTCAGTTTAGGCCACGGATTAAATGATTCACAGAAAGTAATGGGTATTATTGCTACAGCGTTGATCTCATATGGTAGTATTGACTCTGTACAATCAATGCCCGATTGGGTTCCTCTATGTTGCTTTGCCGCTATTGGTTTAGGAACAATGAGTGGAGGATGGCGTATTGTGAAAACAATGGGTAGCAAAATTACAAAGGTTACTGCTTTAGAGGGCGTTTGTGCCGAATCTGCTGGTGCAGTGACTCTGTTCATCACTGAGATTCTTAAAATTCCTGTAAGTACGACACACACCATCACTGGATCTATTATGGGAGTAGGAGCTGTTAAAAGACTATCTGCCGTACGTTGGGGTGTTACTATAAACTTGATGTGGGCATGGATTCTTACAATTCCTGTTAGCGCTGTGCTTGCTAGCCTGATTTATCTGTTGGTAAGCTTCATCGGTATTAAATAA
- a CDS encoding S1-like domain-containing RNA-binding protein has translation MSIELGKFNVLEIVKTVDFGVYLDGEEEGEILLPTRYVPEEYNIGDFLNVFLYLDNEERLIATTLTPLVQVGEFACLEVSWVNEFGAFLNWGLMKDLFVPFREQKMTMMVGKKYVVHAHIDEESYRIVASAKVERYLSKEFPAYELNEEVSILIWQKTDLGFKAIVENQFSGLLYEGEIFQRLQTGMTLKAFVKQVREDGKIDLMLQKPGFEKIDDFADTLLSYIKEHGGSIELTDKSPAEDIYDTFEVSKKTFKKGVGDLYRKRLIVLEANGIRLAKENKK, from the coding sequence ATGAGTATAGAACTAGGGAAATTTAACGTACTTGAGATTGTAAAAACAGTCGACTTCGGAGTTTATCTTGATGGCGAAGAGGAAGGTGAAATCTTGCTTCCTACTCGTTACGTTCCTGAAGAATACAACATCGGTGATTTCCTTAACGTTTTTCTTTACCTGGATAATGAAGAACGGCTAATTGCTACAACTCTGACACCATTGGTGCAGGTTGGAGAGTTTGCTTGTCTGGAAGTATCATGGGTAAACGAATTCGGAGCATTCCTTAACTGGGGATTGATGAAAGATCTTTTCGTTCCTTTCAGGGAACAAAAGATGACAATGATGGTTGGCAAGAAATATGTTGTTCACGCACATATTGATGAAGAAAGCTATCGTATTGTGGCTTCTGCCAAAGTAGAAAGATATCTTTCAAAAGAGTTTCCTGCTTATGAACTAAATGAGGAAGTATCTATTCTTATCTGGCAAAAGACTGACCTTGGATTTAAAGCTATTGTAGAGAATCAATTCAGCGGATTGTTATACGAAGGAGAGATTTTCCAACGTTTACAAACCGGAATGACACTAAAAGCTTTTGTGAAACAAGTCAGGGAAGACGGCAAAATTGACCTGATGCTTCAGAAGCCAGGATTTGAAAAGATAGACGATTTTGCAGATACTTTATTATCATATATCAAGGAACACGGAGGAAGCATTGAGCTGACCGACAAGAGTCCGGCTGAAGATATATATGATACCTTTGAAGTGAGCAAGAAAACATTCAAAAAGGGTGTGGGAGATCTGTATAGAAAAAGATTAATTGTTCTTGAAGCCAACGGCATCCGTTTAGCAAAAGAAAATAAGAAATAG